The Tursiops truncatus isolate mTurTru1 chromosome X, mTurTru1.mat.Y, whole genome shotgun sequence DNA segment CGCCCCGCCGTCGACGGTGCCTGTGCCAGGAGAGGGCTGTGGGGGAGGCTGCTGCGGGCGAAATGGCGGAGGGGAGCCGGGGTGGGGGCGTCGGAGAGGCCGCCTGGGGTGGCGATCAGAGCCCGGTGCCGAGCGGGCGGGCGCGGGGGCCCGCCCGCCCGGGCCCTGATTCTGGAAAGGGGTCTGTGGGACCCCGCGTGCCGGGTGCTGTCCCTTCGCACAGGCGCCTCTTTGATGCCAGAGTGTCCTGTGTGCGCGGTAGGTCTGGCACATTCCGTGAAAGGGGAACTGAGCGGGTAGATTATGAAGAcaccaaaatgaaaagtttatgtGCCTCTTAATACAGCAGTTTTGTTGCCTTCCATATTTAGGTCTTGGACCCAATTAAATGCAAGAAAATGGCAGGTTGAGGAGTCAATAGGCTTTCACAGGAAGGATCCGTGTAAACAAATAATGTATTAATCCATCTTTCTCATTTGGGATCTGTTTTCTCAACATCCTAGCCCACCTTAATATGTTAAGGTGTGAGAATGGCTCTTCAGAATAGAGAGGAAATTTTTCTGAAGGGTCAATTTAGAACGCGTGAAGTCAGTTTGcatcttcattttctgtttttggaaACCCAAACCCCAGCTACCCTTCACAGCCCCCTCTCATTTTGGTGCAGAAGCAGTCCCACAGAAGATTTTGTGGAGTTCCTGGGAAATTCTGAGACCTGAgagacatttatttacttattccttGATTCTTCAAAAGGAGGTTTTAGGACCTGAATTCTGGGAATCTGTTCACTAACCTGATACTTTTCTACCATTGTCAACATACTCTCTTGGTGTTTTGCTGAATGCCCCTTCTCTTTCTATAGGGCGTGACTCTTCTCTAGCTAGTGGACTGTTCTGTAGTGGTAAGGGTAGCATCTCCTGAGGACACCTGCTATGTGGGCTGGCTGGCATAGGTGGTGAATGAGATAGGAACTATGTAtgtgtggggaaggggaaaaggcAGGGGCATGCAAGATGGTATTGAAATAGTAGTCCCCATTATGTTCACTGCCTGTCTTCTAAATACAGTTGTTCCACTACCCATTCTTGCACCTCATCTTTTTGTTCAAGGAAGGTGTGGCCTCTGCTAGGAAAATGACTGACTTTAGTGTTGGGAGGTGTGATTAGACAAGCTGCAGGTCTTTGGGGAGTGGATGGGGGATCATTTGGGAGGAGAAGACAGGTGGGAGATATTTAACATGGCCTTGAATGTACAGAAGCATATGTTGTAACACTTGTCATGGGTGTTGGGCCATCTcagtctcttttgttttctttcctctttttgtctATCCATAGGTTTGTTCCTTTATAGAGTACTGTAGAAATCTGCAGGTAGCTGTTCACTTTGAATTTGATTAAGAAAGAGGACAAAAGCTATTCATTTGGATCCAAGGTGAGTGTGAGCCTGAGCACCCCTATTGATTGGGAATGGGAATTGGCTGTTGGCGAGTAAGACCAGATCATATCTTGGAGCCATTGTCTTCCAACTTCCCACACACCTCTGCCCTCACATTTATGTATAGGAAATGGGGCTAGGGTGAGCCAGGATTGTGCCTATAGGGTAATTGATAGATACCTAGGAAGTGGGGAAGGAAGCCATGAGGAGGACCAAGGAGGCCAGAAACATTATATTCACAAAGCCTTAGATTTGGAAAGGCAGGTATTGGGTTTAGAAGCCAGAATGCATGTCTGTCTACCAAATACTTAAAATTCCAATCCCTCCTGTGTTTTTGTCCATAGGTCTGCCTGTGAGTCGACTATAGGGCTTATCAACACTGGaagcaagaaaggagaaaattgcACCAGATCAGTGCAGGTTGGTGTGAGGCCTACCAGATAGACCTATAGAGTATAGTGGTATATACCAAAGGGGCTGGACACTCCTTAGCCTCTCTCACTTTCACCAAGCTTTCCCATCGTCTCTGTTCCTATTTGATGCAGAGACAAGAGTATGGAAGTGCCTGGGCAGGGCATTGTTGGGCATTAGTGGGACTGTGGAAGGGATAAAATGAGGTAACAGAGTTTTATACTATTCTACTTCTCCTACCACACAATCTATCTCTACTTTCACATGTCCTCTGTGGCTCTCTGCATAGAAAAGCACAGTTGGAAGAGACTCAAAGCCCATTTTCTTCTTCCACCTCAGGCCTATCTCCAGTGGTGGCTGTGGTGGCCTTGAAGTGACAGAAGATCATCACCTTCAACCCAGTAAAAGAATATTAAGATACTGACCTGGGACATATTGAGAACCAAAGCCAAGACTGTATAGAGCTATCTACATAACTGGGCTTCAACTATGGCTGGGGTTAAGAATGCAAGTAGAAAGAATAGGAGTAGAAAGAATGAGAGTAAAAAGAAGACCAAAACTGAAAATAGGGCTGGTGTACAAGCTGAAGCCAAGAGGGAGACTACTGGCGTAGTCAGATCTGTAGCCAAGACCCAGGCCAAAGCAATAGCCAAGGCAGGGACTCAGGAAGATCCAGTGGCAGAGGTGAAGGCAGCGTCTAAGAACAAGATTGTTACTGAGATGAAGGAAGGAGCTCTGGCAGATTTCAGTCCCAAAGCTGAAGATGAGGCCACTAGAGCATCTCGGTTTTGTTCTGTGGCTGAGGCTAGTGCTGAGTCCAGTGCTGAGTCCAGGTCTACGTGTAAAGATAAGACTGGTATTGATACCTGGTTTTGGGCTGAGGAAGAAGCCAGTGTTGGTTCCTGGTTCTGGAATGGAGAAGAGGCTGGTAATCGTTTCAGTGCTAAGGATGAAGGTAAAGCTGATATTTGTCCCCCATCCTGTGCTAAGAATTTGGAGCCTGTGGCTGGGGCCAACTGCAAGGCTaggccaggggctgaggaggaggaggaggagaacgTTATTGGGAGCTGGTTTTGGGATGGAGATGAAACTAGTTTTGACCCTAACCCTAGACCTGTGAGCAGGATAATTAAGCCCCAGCCTGTggatgaaattaatgaaaaagatagGCCCAAGGACTGGTCTGAGGTAACTATCTGGCCCAAAGCTCCTGCTGTAACTCCAGCAGTGTTAGGCTTTAGATCCCAAGTCCCATTTGAGAAAAAGCCTCCTTCATATGTTGTCCTGGCCTCCGCTGAGGAAAATACCCATTCTTTGCCTGTGGCAACAGCGTGCCCTTCTAGGAGCACTCCCTCAAGCTCACAGCCTGTCTCTGAGTACCCATTTGGTTCTGACCCTTGTATCCAGACCATAGAGGAGATTAGACGCCAAATCAGGATCAGGGAGGTGAATGGGATTAAGCCATTTGCTTGCCCTTGCAAAATGGAATGCTACATGGATTCTGAGGAGTTTGAAAAACTTGTTACCTTACTTAAATCAACTACTGATCCTCTCATTCATAAAATAGCTCAAATTGCAATGGGGATCATTAATGTTCATCCATTTGCCCAAGAGTTCATTAATGAGGTGGGTGTAGTGACACTTATTGAAAGCTTGcttagttttccttcctctgaaatgagaaaaaaggcTGTAATTACTCTGAATCCCCCCTCTGGGGATGAAAGACAACGCAAGGTTGAATTACATGTTAAGCATATGTGTAAGGAAACCATGTCTTTTCCCTTGAACTCACCTGGACAGCAATCCGGATTAAAGATACTAGGACAACTGGCTACTGATTCTAACCATCACCACATTGTTGCCAATTACTTTTCAGAGCTTTTTCATTTGCTCTCCCTGGGAAATCGTAAAACCAGAAATCTTGTTTTGAAAGTACTTTTGAATATGTCTGAAAATCCAACTGCAGCCAGAGACATGATCAATATAAAAGCATTAGCAGCATTAAAACTCATCTTTAACCAAAAAGAGGCAAAAGCCAATCTCGTTAGTGCTGTGGCCATATTTATTAACATAAAGGAGCATATCAGAAAGGGCTCAATTGTAGTTGTTGATCATTTGAGTTATAATACACTCATGGCCATTTTCCGTGAAGTTAAAGTGATCATCGAAACAATGTAAAATGAGCTAGAAATAGAAGAGAACCCTTTGAACAATCTCCAAACTCGATAACAGGCTGTGTGTTCCCAAAGAGCCATGCGTAATGTTTTGGTTATTACAATGTGCATGTTATAAATTACATCTTTAACACAATATTACCTGTGACAGTCTAGGTCTGAGCTAGACCATTTTGGGGTGTcaaattaatatttcattgtgaGTTGAAAACATCTGTTGATTATTCTCTTGTGTAGATGGGGAGCTTTTTAACATTTAAGATAGCAAATTGGTGCATCATAAGTAAGCTAACTTTTCATTAGTATCTGCTTAGATCCATTTGCAGcttcaaatgatttaaaaagataatatccTTGAATTTATAATCTAGTTGTAGAAACAAggcatatacacacaaaaagatatctaacagtacacacacacacatatatatgtatacacacacactcattgcCAAATGTGCACTCTCAATACGTAAAGAAAGCAGGGTTGCTACCGGCTGTTTAATGTAAAAGGAATTACTGTTTTTTCCCTATTCTACCTGCATCAGATAACTCATTCTACAACACACAAATGGCCCTGAATCTCAGATAAAATGTaatattcatcttttattttgctGCTACATTTATAACTCCTATATTGTTAGGCTATTTCATTTATGTCAAGTAATCttgcagaagagaaaggaggtAGATGTAGGGAGGAAACATTTCCTGAGTACCTACTCATGTCAGATACTGTGTTGGCATTATATTTTACAGGTTTCTTCTTCTCAACAATGGTTCTCTGAGCTATGTACTGgtattttttttatgattataacTCGTTATTCTGGATTGCCTCCAATGGCAGTTAAGGAGGTTGAATACTTATTCCTAGATTCCCACAGCAGGCAAGTGTGGCATAGCTGTTTTGTCTGATACCAAAACCCGCTCTCATTGCACTACCTTATAGTCCTCTTCCACTTTTTGTGTGGCAGCCTTCAAGGCTCACAGACTGGTTTTAATGATTCAATTTTGCTGTAGGTAATGTCCCTGCCAGTCTTGCAATTCTTAACTTCCTCTAAATGCACATGTCCATTAGGCATTTGGCTAAACCTTGCTGGAGTAAGAAGAAAAGTCTGGGATGAGTGTATGGATTTGAACTGGCAGTGTCTGGGAAACAGTAGGTGCCCcaaactgttgaatgaatgaaatgtagATTTGGAGCCaaacaactgaaatttgctaTGTGTCCTTCCTATCTTCTTCAATAAAGAACTGGAATCATTCTGTACATTGTTTCATACCTTACAGTTTAAAAGataattgcttttttcttccttgcaaaattataccttaatttgtttaccatttataatttattctcCTGTGTGTCATATGAAAAGATAAACGGTTCTATCTTTTACTAGTAGGCAAGCCTACTCTCTGCATTTGTACCAGCTAAAACTGTACAGGATAAACTTAATTGGAGAAATTTAGGCCCAGGCCCAGAACTGCAGCTTCATCAACACAAAACAGGAAAGCTAGGAGAGGAGCTGCTGCCTCAATCTACGTGATAGTGATTCCTGGAAGTCTGCGGTCCAGAAAGCATTCCCAGGACTTGGGCTATAGCTATAGACTCAGGGTAGGAATTACAACCCCTGGTCTGAGCTGAAGAGAATGTTTCAGTGTGTAAAAATATTGGGTTATATGCTTTGAGATTTTTAAACagttaagaaattaaaacaaggtCATACTGTAAATACTGTTTGTAACTTGCCTTTCTTCCCACTAACTGTATATTGTGACCATCTTTCCATATCAATAAAGAGGcttctacaaatatttttgaatctcTTAATGTTTTTCCTGTGTTAACATTTGGTGCATAGTGCCCTAATCTTTCATTGCATATCATCTGAATAAAGAATATgcataaatttattctcttacagaaATAGAACTACAGTATTCTGCAACTTGCCTTTTTGTCTTTTCAGTTATCTTTCCAATTTAGTATTATACAGATCTACCACATGCTTttatttaatagctttattgagatataattgacatacctCAAAccacacatatttaaagtatacagtttggtaagttttaacatatgtatacagacacgaaaccatcaccacaatcaagatagcaAACATACCCATCACCCTGAAAAGTTTCTTCATGCCCCTTTGTAatgcctccttcccacctctccctGTTTTGTCCCCaaacaaccactgatctgctttctgacAATAtagaatcattttcattttctgtagttttacataaaaggaatcatacagcATATATTCTTTTGGAGGGAAGGGGATctcacttctttcactcagcataattatttgagatccatctatgttgttttgtgtatcaatagttcattgctttttattgccaagtagtatTCTACTATATGTCTATACCACAGTTtgcacagtttatccattcatctgttgatgggcatttgggttttttccagatTTGAACTACtgcaaataaagctgctacaacTGTTTCTTGTAGAACTGTTTGTATGgacatttgcttttctcttggaTAACTACCTAGGAGTGGGATGTGGGTCATATGGGAGGTATACatttaacttttacattttccaaaatggttgcgTCATATTACATTCCCACAGCAGTGCATGAGAGTTCtgattcctccacatccttgctaacgcTTGGTATGGTTGATCTCTTAATTTTAGccatatctcattgtggttctcaTTTGCACTTCGCTAatcactaatgatgttgaacatcttttcatatgcatatttgccatccatatatatTGGGTGAAGTAGGTATAAATATTTtgccccatttttttaaaattgagtggttcctttttattgtcgatttttaagagttctttatatatactggATATAAGTGTATTATTagatatatgttttacaaatattttctcccagtctgtggattgtctttttattctcttaaaaatgtcttttggaaagcagaactttttaattttaatgaagaacAATTCTTTTACCAATTGTGTTTTTGTGTTAAATATAAGAAATTGTTGCCTaaccaaggtcataaagattgtATCCtatattctaaaagttttacagttttaggtttcatatttaggtctatgatccattttgagtttttatatATGGTACACCTTATATATAGGTTGAAGTTCAGTTTTGACATAGTGATATCCAGTTGGTACAGTGTCACTTGCTTAAAAGACTCTTCTTTCTCCACTGAGTtgcctttgcatctttgtcaaaaatcagttgtctcTGTATGtaatgggtctgtttctggactctttattcagttccattgatctacttgtGTATCTTCATTACAATGCTAccttgtcttgattactgtagctttataatgtcTTGAAATCAGGCAGCGTGAGTcctctattatttttcagttatttgggTTATTCTTACTCTTgcttttccatatgaattttagagtcaGCTTGTCCATTTCTACAAAATctccagctgggattttgattgggatagCTTTGAATCAGTAGATAAATTTGGGGAGAActaacatcttaacaatattgaatcttctgtttatttaggtctcctttaatttctctcagcggtgttttatagtttttatgcAACATACTTATTAgtttattctttcatattcttat contains these protein-coding regions:
- the GPRASP3 gene encoding G protein-coupled receptor associated sorting protein 3; translated protein: MAGVKNASRKNRSRKNESKKKTKTENRAGVQAEAKRETTGVVRSVAKTQAKAIAKAGTQEDPVAEVKAASKNKIVTEMKEGALADFSPKAEDEATRASRFCSVAEASAESSAESRSTCKDKTGIDTWFWAEEEASVGSWFWNGEEAGNRFSAKDEGKADICPPSCAKNLEPVAGANCKARPGAEEEEEENVIGSWFWDGDETSFDPNPRPVSRIIKPQPVDEINEKDRPKDWSEVTIWPKAPAVTPAVLGFRSQVPFEKKPPSYVVLASAEENTHSLPVATACPSRSTPSSSQPVSEYPFGSDPCIQTIEEIRRQIRIREVNGIKPFACPCKMECYMDSEEFEKLVTLLKSTTDPLIHKIAQIAMGIINVHPFAQEFINEVGVVTLIESLLSFPSSEMRKKAVITLNPPSGDERQRKVELHVKHMCKETMSFPLNSPGQQSGLKILGQLATDSNHHHIVANYFSELFHLLSLGNRKTRNLVLKVLLNMSENPTAARDMINIKALAALKLIFNQKEAKANLVSAVAIFINIKEHIRKGSIVVVDHLSYNTLMAIFREVKVIIETM